The stretch of DNA GGCGCTGCCGACCTGCCAGAACAACCAGCTGAGCACTTCGCCGCGCGTATGGTCGGTGGGCAGGAAGGCACCAAATTTCTCGGCAAGGTGCAGCAGGATCGCGCCGCTTTCGAACAGGCGCACGGGCTGCGGTCCACTACGATCGAGCAGGGCGGGGATCTTGCTGTTCGGATTTATTCCGACGAAGCCCGAAGTGAACTGGGTGCCGTCGGAGATGTTGACCGTCCAGGCATCGTATTCAGCATCCTTATGGCCGGCCTCCAGCAGTTCCTCGAACATGATGGTAGTCTTCACGCCATTGGGGGTGGCGAGCGAGTAGAGCTGGAAGTCATGTTCGCCGACCGGAAGATCCTTGTCTTCGCGCGCACCGGCGGTCGGGCGGTTGATCGATGCGAAGCGACCGCCGTTCTCGGTGTCGTTGGTCCAGACTGCGGGCGGCGTGTAAGTGGGATCGGCCAAGATTGCTCTCCTTGTGCTGTTGCCGGAGTAGGTGGGCGACTGGGTCTTCGCAAGCAAGGGCAGGCGGGTTACGCGGCTGGCCAGTATTCGCTACTTCGTCTGGAAGGATAAGTTTAACACGCCGAAGCGGCTACACGGTAAAGCAAGACACCGGATATCTCGGTTATCCTGATATGACTTGCATAATTTTGTCTAAAAGAATAATTGATTCTCATGACGACAAAGGCCGGCGCCAAGATCCGCAACTGGCGAAAACACCACGAACCGCCGCTTTCTGCTGAGGATTTCGGACGCATCTACGGGCGCCCGCAGGTCTGGAAGGCGCAGGCCGTCTACAATTGG from Erythrobacter mangrovi encodes:
- the yghU gene encoding glutathione-dependent disulfide-bond oxidoreductase, whose amino-acid sequence is MADPTYTPPAVWTNDTENGGRFASINRPTAGAREDKDLPVGEHDFQLYSLATPNGVKTTIMFEELLEAGHKDAEYDAWTVNISDGTQFTSGFVGINPNSKIPALLDRSGPQPVRLFESGAILLHLAEKFGAFLPTDHTRGEVLSWLFWQVGSAPFIGGGFGHFYAYAPEKYEYPINRYAMETKRLFDVADKRLGESEYLGGADYTIADMATFPWLAPFVFGTIYNEARTFLSIHEYTNVERWVKQIAQRPGVRRGRIVNKAWGEENEQLLERHSAADFAGKNV